The DNA region TGGATATACAAAATACAGTGCATGTGAACAACGCATTCACCTTTGCACAAAAAAAGGCGATATCGTATCGCCATGAATTTATTACACCTGAGCATTTGCTGAGTGCATTTCTGGAACAGAGTCCCTTTGCCAGTGCCTTAAATATATGTTTCTACGATACCCAAGAACTTGCTTTCTCTTTAGAGAATTATTTCACGGAAGAACTGGAAAGCGTTCCCGCAGACATGGATTATGAACTGGAAGTTTCAACCCAGCTCAACGAACTGATACAACATGCCTATCTGATGATAGACTATTCAAGTGCTGAAGCATTGAACGTCCCCCATTTAGTGCAAAGCATGCTTCAGCTCAAAGACTCCTGGGCATGCCATATTCTGAAAGAAACTCTTGAAGAAGATCTACCCGAATTTATCAGCCAACTCATCTCCCGATATGAAGAAGTGGAGGAAGAAGACGATCTGCAAACCTCTCCACAGGAAAAAAGCGAACCCTGGCGAAGCTTTGTAACTTGTCTGAATGACTGTCTGCAAGACCATAATCCACTCATCGGACGGAAAGCTGAACTGGAACGAACCATCCAGGTGCTCTGTCGCAAAGAGAAAAACAATCCGCTACATGTAGGCGAACCGGGTGTTGGCAAAACCTCCCTCGCTTACGGACTCGCTGCCCGCATCGAAGCACGTGAGGTCCCCGAACGACTCCTCGACTGCTGTATCTATGAACTGGATTTAGGTACTCTACTGGCAGGTACGCAATACCGGGGTGACTTTGAAAAACGCCTGAAAACCATTATGGAAGGTGTCCGCAATGAAGGACGTGCCATCATCTATATCGACGAGATACACAATCTGATAGGTGCCGGACGTACAGGAAACGGTTCCATGGATGCATCCAATATGCTGAAACCTTATCTGGAAAGCGGAGACATCCGTTTCATCGGCTCTACCACATACGAGGAATACAACCGTTACTTTGCCCGCAGCAAAGGGTTGGTGCGTCGCTTCCAACAAATTGACATACTTGAACCGAGCATTGAGGAAACCATCCATATCGTAGAAGGTCTGAAAGAAAAATATGAAGAATTTCATGGAGTAACCTACCAACCTGATGTAATCCCCTACGCCGTCAAAGCGAGTGTCCGCTATATCAGCGACCGCTTTCTGCCCGACAAGGCTATCGACCTGGTGGACGAAGCAGGAGCTTACCGCGAAATTCATCCTATACCTTCCGGAGAACAAATTGTGGACAAGACATTGATAACCGATGTACTCGCCCGCATCTGCAAAGTAGATGCACTCGCCATGAAAGAAGAAGATACCACCTCACTGGAAACTTTGCATGCACGTATCAGTGCCCAAATTTACGGCCAGGAAGAGGCAGTACGCCAGGTGGTGGAAGCCGTACAAATGTCCAAAGCCGGGCTGCTGGATGAAAACAAACCGCTGGCAAGCCTGCTCTTCGTCGGTCCTACCGGAGTAGGTAAAACTGAAGTAGCCAAAGTGCTGGCCTCCGAACTGGGTATTTCCCTACAACGTTTCGATATGAGCGAATACACCGAGAAGCATACCGTAGCCAAATTAATCGGTTCACCCGCCGGATATGTAGGCTATGAAGACGGTGGTTTATTAACCGACGCCATCCGCAAAACCCCCAACTGCGTACTGCTGCTTGATGAAATTGAGAAAGCCCATCCCGATGTGTTCAATATTCTGCTACAAGTAATGGACTATGCTGTTCTTACGGATAATAAGGGACGAAAAGCCGACTGCCGCCACGTTGTACTTATCATGACCTCAAATGCCGGTGCACAATTTGCCCGTCAGGCATCTATTGGATTCAGCAGTCAGATTACAGCCGGGGAAGCCATGTTGAAACAGGTCAAGAAGACCTTCAAGCCGGAGTTTATCAACCGTCTGTCCGCTACTGTCATCTTCCACGATATGAGTCGGGAAATGGCCTCACTTATCCTCGACAAGAAGCTTGGGGAACTGAGCGGCAAGCTTGCCGCACGCCAGATAGAGATGGAATTGAGTCCGGAAGCCCGCAACTGGTTATTGCAACGTGGATTCCTGCCCGAATATGGCGCCCGCGAAATGGACCGTGTGATAGCTTCGCATCTGAAACCACTCCTGATGCGCGAAATCTTATTCGGTTCCTTAAAATCCGGTGGTAAAACTTACATACGGGTAGACAAAGATCAGTTAGTCCTACAACTCTCTACAAAGTAATATTATGGTCTTTGCACTAACTGACGAAATTACATTTCCCGATCCGCGCTACGGCGATCCGGACGGATTGCTGGCAGTAGGCGGTGACCTGTCGACCGACCGCCTCATCCTGGCTTACTCTAACGGGATATTTCCCTGGTACACTTTTCAGGAGGGAATGATACAATGGTGGTGCCCGCTGGAACGCTTCGTCATTTTCCCCGACGAAATCCATATCTCCCACTCCATGCGGACGCTCATAAACAAAGGGAAGTACGATGTCACCATCAATCAGGCTTTCGATGAAGTCATCCGTAAGTGTGGAGAACTGAGGATGGATATGGAAGGCGCCTGGCTCGGTCCGGAGATGATAGAGGCTTATACACTTCTGCATGAACAGGGCTTTGCCGCCAGCGTGGAAATATGGGAAGGGGAACAGTTAGTAGGCGGACTCTATGGAGTCACTTTGGGGCGCTGCTTTTTCGGTGAGAGTATGTTTTCACTGGTTCCGAGTGCATCCAAGTTAGCCCTCATCCACCTGGCACAATTCTTCGGAGAGCATGGCGGCGTACTGATAGACTGCCAGTTCGAAACTCCCCATCTGAAATCAATGGGAGGAAGATATATCAGCTACGAAGAATACATGGAGCTTTTGCAATCATAGCCACCTCCGCTGATCACACCAGCGTAAATTGCAAGTGCTCATCCGTACTGCGCCCTTCATCGTATGCGAAACCCTCCCACGTAAACGCTTTCAAGTCTTCGGAATTTTCAATGCGATTTTTAATAATATAGCGTAGCATTTCTCCGCGGCACATCTTGGCATATATCACAATTGTCTTTAGTTGCCCGCCTTTCCATACCTGGAATTCAGGAGTAATGACACGGACTTCTTCTTCTACCCGCTTCCAGTCGAACAGATCTCTCATCTCACCACTGGCAAGATTAACGAGTATGCCACCCTGCCGTTTGATATCCGCTATAAAATAATCCGTCAGCAAAGGTTTCCAGTAATCAAACATAGTCATCCCTCCCCTTTCGGGCAAGCGTACATCTCCTTCCATACGATAAGGCTTTATCCCATCCAGCGGACGAAGCAGTCCGTACAGAAAGGAAGTGATGCGCATGTGTTCCTGAGCGTAACGAAAATCATCTTCGGAAAAATCTTTCGGTACTATACGTTTGAACACCGCACCGGTATAGGCACAGATAGCGGGCATCGCAGAATTTGCCTCCGAAAAGAAATCCTGATAGCGCAGATAATTCTCAGCGGCAATCTTGGAATTTATACGTAGCAGACGTTCCAGGTCAGCAGCTGAAAATTGCCCCATATCCAAGGCATTCTGCACTGCCTCCGCCTGAAAGTACGGAACAGTTATTTCAGGGACTCCTACAGATGTGCGTGCCGTCATCGTTTTGGCACAAGAGATGAATGTCAACATATCACGTTCAAAGTTTTTTGGGAAACAAAGATAATACAAATCGAATGTAGAACTTTCATGCTCGTATGAAAAAGTTTTGCGCAAAGTTTTTCCGCATAACCTTCCTCTGTTTCCATACTTTTTCGTACTTTTACGCCTTGTTGGAAAAATACAGGCTTTTCCCGAGAGAAACGAAACCTCTTCCAACCACGAGACTGAAAAAAGGAAAAAACAATATATAAAATGACTCACAAATGGAATTATCAACCCATTACACCCGAACAGGCAGAGACAAGCCAAAAGTTGGCCCAAGAATTAGGGATTAGCCCGATTCTTGGCGGATTATTGGTGCAGCGGGGAATAACGAAGGCACAGGATGCCAAGAAGTTTTTCCGCCCGCAGTTGCCCGACTTGCACGACCCATTTCTGATGAAAGACATGGATGTGGCCGTGGAGCGCCTTAATAAGGCAATGGGAAAGAAAGAGCGTATTCTGATTTATGGTGATTATGATGTAGACGGCACTACCGCAGTGGCACTGGTCTACAAGTTTATTCAACAGTTCTATTCGAACATTGACTATTACATCCCCGACCGCTACAACGAAGGTTACGGGGTATCTACCAAAGGGGTAGACTATGCCGCAGAAACCGGTGTAGGATTGATTATCGTACTGGATTGCGGCATCAAAGCTGTAGAGGAGATAACCTATGCCAAAGAAAAAGGCATTGACTTTATCATCTGCGACCATCATGTGCCCGACGATGTACTTCCACCTGCCGCCGCTATCCTGAACGCCAAGCGTTTAGATAATACGTATCCTTACGAGCACCTTTCCGGTTGCGGCGTAGGCTTCAAATTCATGCAGGCATTTGCCATCAGCAATGGCATCGAGTTCCATCACCTCATTCCACTGCTCGACCTGGTTGCCGTAAGCATCGCTTCGGACATTGTTCCCATCATGGGAGAAAACCGGATACTTGCTTTCCACGGATTGAAGCAGTTGAACAGTAATCCCAGCGTAGGTTTGAAAGCGATTATCGACGTATGCGGATTGACAGAAAAGGATATTACCGTCAGCGACATCGTGTTCAAGATAGGCCCGCGCATCAATGCCTCCGGACGTATCCAGAACGGAAAAGAGGCCGTCGACCTGCTGACTGAGAAGGATTTCTCCATAGCTTTGGAAAAAGCCAATCAAATCAATCAATACAACGAAACCCGGAAAGATCTCGATAAGACCATGACCGAGGAAGCCAACCAGATTGTAGCTGATCTGGAAGGACTTGCCGAACGCCGTTCTATCGTGTTATACAACGAGGATTGGCACAAAGGTGTTATCGGTATCGTTGCCTCCCGCCTGACGGAAATTTATTATCGCCCCGCAGTAGTGCTGACCCGTACGGATGATATGGCAACAGGTTCCGCCCGTTCCGTATCCGGCTTTGACGTGTATAAAGCGATTGAATATTGCCGTGATCTGCTGGAAAATTTCGGTGGTCATACCTATGCAGCCGGCCTTTCGATGAAAGTAGAGAATGTTCCCGCCTTTACCAAACGCTTCGAGGAATTCGTTTCACAGAACATCCTACCGGAACAGACAAGTGCGGTCATAAATATCGATGCAGAAATAGATTTCAGGGATATTTCTCCGAAATTCTTTAGTGACCTGAAGAAATTCAATCCTTATGGTCCGGATAATCCGAAACCGATATTCTGTACGCATAATGTCTATGATTACGGTACCAGTAAAGTAGTGGGGCGCGATCAAGAGCATATCAAGCTGGAACTGGTAGACAACAAATCGAATAATGTAATGAACGGCATCGCCTTCGGACAAAGTTCGCATGTACGTTTCATCAAAACCAAGCGTTCGTTTGATATCTGCTACACCATTGAAGAGAATACCCATAAACGGGGCGAGGTACAGTTACAGATAGAGGATATTCAACCTAATTAAATGAAAAATGAAGAGTGAAGAATGAAGAATTACCATGCGGATAATAGCGCAGCTAATTCTTCATCCTTCACTCTTCATTCTTCGTTTTTCACTCTTCACTTCTATGTACAAGGAAATCTTAAAACAATATTGGGGATATGATAACTTCCGTGGCATACAGGAAGACATCATCAATAGTATTGGTGAAGACAGAGATACGTTGGGGCTGATGCCTACGGGCGGTGGAAAGTCCATCACATTCCAAGTGCCTGCACTTGCCAAAGAGGGGCTTTGCATAGTTATTACTCCCCTGATTTCTCTGATGAAAGACCAAGTACAGAATCTGAAAAAAAGAGGAATCAAAGCACTTGCCATCTACTCCGGAATGTCCCGGCAAGAGATTATCGTCACGCTGGAAAACTGTATTTTCGGCAATTATAAATTCCTGTATATATCGCCCGAACGGTTGGATACGGAAATCTTCCGCACCAAGCTACGGAAAATGAACGTCAGCATGATAACCGTTGACGAAAGCCATTGCATTTCACAATGGGGATATGATTTCCGTCCTGCCTATCTGAAGATAGCCGAAATACGTGACCTCCTACCCGGTGTCCCTGTGCTGGCACTGACTGCAACCGCTACTCCGGAAGTTGTGAAGGACATCCAGATGCGGCTGTGCTTCCGGCAGGAAAATGTTTTCCGCATGAGTTTTGAACGGAAGAATCTTGCCTACATAGTCCGCAAAACAGAAAATAAGACCGGAGAACTTCTTCACATCCTACGCCGTATGCCGGGTAGTGCCATTATTTACGTACGCAATCGTCGGCGAACCAAAGAAATCACCGAACTTTTAATTAACAAAGAGATTACCGCCGACTTCTACCATGCTGGTCTGGATGATGCCACCAAGGATATACGTCAGCATCGCTGGCAGACAGGAGAAAGCCGTGTAATGGTTGCCACCAATGCTTTTGGTATGGGTATCGACAAACCCGATGTACGTATCGTAATCCACCTCGATTTGCCGGACTCTCCCGAAGCTTATTTCCAGGAAGCAGGACGTGCAGGACGTGACGGCAACAAAGCGTATGCCGTAATACTCTATGCCAAATCGGACAAAGTCACCCTTCATAAACGTATCCCGGACACCTTTCCGGAGAAAGACTACATCAAACAGGTGTACGAACATCTGCAATATTATTACCAGATGGCAATGGGAGACGGTTTGGGATGTGTCAGAGAGTTCAATCTGGAAGACTTTTGCCGGAAGTTCAAATATTTCCCTGTACCTGCCGACAGTGCATTGAAGATTCTGACGCAAGCAGGATATCTGGAATATACCGACGAACAAGACAATGCCTCCCGTCTTTACTTCACCGTCCGCCGTGATGAACTGTATAAATTGCGCGAACTGGGAGAGGACATGGACAAACTTATTCAAATCGTTCTGCGCTCTTACACCGGAGTATTCACGGATTACACCTTTATCAACGAGAATTCGCTTGCCGTACGTAGCAGATTAACGCGACAACGGGTGTACGACTTACTGATACGTCTATCCAAGATGCGCGTCATCGACTATATTCCACATAAAAAGACACCTTATATCATATACACGCGCGAACGCGTAGACAGGCAACATCTGCAAATCTCCCGCAGTATATACGAGGAGCGTAAGGAACGTTATGAAGCCCGCATTCAGGCAATGGTAGATTATGTAACGACCGAAACCGTTTGCCGCAGCCGTATGCTTCTACGCTATTTCGGAGAGAAAAATGAACATAACTGTGGAATATGCGATGTCTGCCTCAGCCACCGTACCGAGACTCCCGAACTTTCCTCCCACCAAATAAAAGAAGAAATTAAAGAATTGCTTCGCAAGCAATCTCTGACACCTGCCGATATTGCCTCACAAATAGAAGCAGATAAAGAAATCATCTCTCAATGCATCCGCGAATTGCTGGAAGATAAAGACCTGAAGGCGGAGAACGGCATCATAAGCCTAAAGGCATAAGAAAGAGGTTGTGTCAAAATGCTGGCACAACCTTTTTTTATGCGCAAAGCCCGGACTTTCCCAAGCCCAGGCTTTGTTATTACCCAAAGTTTATGTAACTTTAGGCATCATTTTTTTCGTTATGGCAAAGTTACATTTTCGTCCTTACATTCCCAACCAAACCGTTCTTTTTCCACAAAGAATTGATGAAAACATAGCTGCGGACGACCCTGTCCGCATAGTCAATGCAGTTGTTGATAATCTCAATCTTGATAATTTCAAGAAGCTTTATAAAGAAACGGGGCGCTCAGCTTATCATCCTAAAATGATGCTTAAGGTAATTATCTACGCTTACATGAATAATATCTATTCCTGTCGTAAAATAGAGAAGCTTCTTTTGCGTGACATTCATTATATCTGGCTTGCCGGTCATGAGCATCCGGATTTCATAACCATCAACCGTTTCCGTAACCGTGTAAAGGAGGAGATTAACAACGTTTTCACGCAGTTGGTTCTTGTCCTTGCCGATAAGGGTTTCATCAGTCTTGACGTGGAGTATATCGACGGTACCAAGATTGAGTCCAAGGCCAACAAATATACTTTTGTCTGGCGCAAGACAGTCGAAAAGAACCGTACAAGGTTGCTGAATAAGGTTCGCATCCTTCTGGAGCAGGTGGATGAAGCCATTGTACAGGAGAACTCTGTGAAAGACACATCCGTTGAGTTGACTCCCTCCATGCTCTCTAATATAGTGGATGAACTCAAAGAAGTGCTGGAACACCAGCCTGTAACACAGGACAAGGAACAAAAGAAAGCTCTGCGTGAAAAGAAGAAACAGGTCAGGGAACTTGAAGGGTATCGTGACAAGCTGATGGAATACGACAATCACCTTGAAGTCCTTGGAGAACGTAATTCCTATTCCAAGACCGATCCTGATGCTACATTCATGCGTATGAAAGAAGACGCCATGAAGAACGGGCAGACCAAGCCCGGGTATAATTTACAAACAGGTACTGAAAACCAATTCATCATAGACTTCCGGCTGTTTCCCAACCCCACCGATACGCTGACCCTGATCCCTTTCTTCCACTCCTTCCAGCACCGCTATAACCGCTTACCGGGTATCGGTGTGGCAGACTCCGGTTACGGCTCGGAAGAAAATTACCGGTTCATGCAGGAAAACGGGATAGAGGCCTTTGTCAAGTACAACTACTTCCATAAAGAGCAGCGTCCCCGTTATACTCCCAACACGTTCCATGCGGAAAGTCTCCATTACAATGCGGGGGAGGATTATTACGTTTGTCCGATGGGGCAACACATGAACCGCATAGGAACCAGACATGACAAAACAGCGAGCGGATACATCACCGAAAGTGCCCGGTACAAAGCACAAAGATGCGAAGGTTGTCCTTTGCATGGAAGTTGTTTTAAAGCACGGGGGAACCGTATTATAGAAGTCAACCACCGGTTAAACCAATACAAACGGCAGGCACGGGAAAGGTTAGTCTCAGAAGAAGGAGTCAGGTATAGGGGCAGGCGGTGTATAGAACCGGAAGCTGTTTTCGGACAAATGAAATACAACATGGCATACAAGAGGTTCCGGCATGTGGGAGAAGACAAGGTGACAATGGACTTTGCCTTCTTTGCCATAGCTTTTAATATCAAAAAGATGTGTGCAAAACTGAGAAAAACAGGAAAGGAGCTCATTACACTTACTAAATCTATATTTATTGGACTATTTATAACCCGATACAACGGGAATATAGCAACTTGTTACCAAATGAATGAGAAAAAAGCGGCGTAGACAAAAGAAAAGATAACAGGACTATAAATTATAGAAAAAGGTTGTGCCAACGTTTTGACACAACCTCTTCTCCTTATTATATCAATAAAGAATTATTCCGTTACTGCCGGTTTCTCAATACCTTCGCTGGTTGCACGTTCTTCCATACGCTGGATACGGGCATCCAAATCAGGATGAGTAGAGAACAGTTGATTCAGCTTACTACTTTTCTGTGCACCGGCTTCTTCTTGCAATTTCTTCAGCTTTTGGAAAGATAAAGCCATTGCCCAGGGATTCTTACCATGACTTTTCAGAAATTCATATCCATAGTCATCAGCACTTCTCTCCTGCTTCTGTGAATATGTAGAGTTTACCAGAGCCTCACCCAGGTCACCCAACTGAGAATCAGACAACTTAGCTGCCGTACCACCTTGTGAAGAAATACCATCCTTCAAAGCTGAAGTCAGCAATGCCGTACGGAATCCATTCTTAGAGTCCTTGTGTGCCACGTGACCTACTTCATGGCCGATTACACCCAGCAATTCATCATCCGTCATGATATCCATCAAAGACGAGAAAATGCGCACACTACCGTCAGCACAAGCAAATGCATTGACATCTATCACATAATAAACTTTGAAGTTCAAAGGAATTCCCTCTACATCCGTCAAGCCTTCAGTCAGCTTTTTCAGACGGATTGTATACTCATTATCGTCGGCACATACCTGATTATGTGTATCCATCCAGTCGATATACTCTTTTACATATTCTGCCATCTGAGCATCAGTCAGAGTCACAGCCTTAACAGCTTTAGCCGCACCTTTCAGTGCTTTTACATTAAACTGAGCCATTGCAGGCATTGTCACGGCCATACATAACATAAAAAAGGCCCACTTCATGAAAATCTTTTTCATTCTTGTGTTTTAATTTAGAAATGATGATTAATTAATATAATTGGTAAATGTATCGCAAAAGAACAAATTTTAAATGATACCATCAATAATAACACGAATGTTTTTTCTTTTTAGACGGAGTTCTTGGTATGGAAACAAGATTTTTATGTAAGTTTGCAAAAAGAATAAAAACAAAACACCTAAGAAATACAGATTATGGGATTCTTTAAATCTTTCTTCTCCGGCAAACAAGAGAAACCGGAAACTGAGAAACAGAAAAACGATCAAAAGAACTTCGAGATATTCAAGTATGACGGCATGCGTGCACAACGTATGGGGCGTCCCGATTATGCAATCAAATGCTTCACGGAAGCCCTTGCCCTTCAGGAAGACTTTGAAACCATGAGCTATCTGAGCCAGGTTTACATTCAAACTAATGCCCTCAGCGAAGCACATGAACTACTGGAACGCATGGCAAAACAGGAACCGAACCACACCTCCACTTTCCTCACCCTTGCCAACGTATGCTACCTGCAAGAAGACTATCAAGCAATGGCAGACGCCGCACAAAAAGCTATTGAAATAGAAGAAGGAAATGCCATGGCACACTATCTTCTGGGTAGGGCCAAGCAAGGTATGGACGATGGTATCATGAGCATCGCCCATCTCACCAAAGCCATTGTACTGAAAGACGACTTCACCGAAGCCCGCCTGCTGCGTGCCGAAGCCTTAATCAATATGCAGCAATACAAGGAAGCTACCGAAGATATCGACGCTATACTCTCCCAAGATCCCGATGAAGAAGCTGCATTACTGCTCCGCGGTAAAGTGAAAGAAGCAGCAGGACAGCAGGAAGAAGCCGAAACCGATTATCGCTATGTAACAGAATTGAATCCATTCAACGAACAGGCTTTTCTTTGCCTGGGACAACTTTATATTGTCCAGAAGAAATATCCCGAAGCTATCGCACTCTTTGACGAAGCCATCGAACTGAACCCTAATTTCGCACAAGCCTATCATGAACGCGGTCGCGCCAAGTTACTGAATGGTGACACGGCAGGCTCTGCAGAAGATATGAAGAAAGGATTGGAGTTGAACCCCAAAGAAATCCAAGGAATCAGCGGACAATATGACAATCAGTCAAGACAAACGGA from Bacteroides sp. MSB163 includes:
- a CDS encoding AAA family ATPase, which codes for MDIQNTVHVNNAFTFAQKKAISYRHEFITPEHLLSAFLEQSPFASALNICFYDTQELAFSLENYFTEELESVPADMDYELEVSTQLNELIQHAYLMIDYSSAEALNVPHLVQSMLQLKDSWACHILKETLEEDLPEFISQLISRYEEVEEEDDLQTSPQEKSEPWRSFVTCLNDCLQDHNPLIGRKAELERTIQVLCRKEKNNPLHVGEPGVGKTSLAYGLAARIEAREVPERLLDCCIYELDLGTLLAGTQYRGDFEKRLKTIMEGVRNEGRAIIYIDEIHNLIGAGRTGNGSMDASNMLKPYLESGDIRFIGSTTYEEYNRYFARSKGLVRRFQQIDILEPSIEETIHIVEGLKEKYEEFHGVTYQPDVIPYAVKASVRYISDRFLPDKAIDLVDEAGAYREIHPIPSGEQIVDKTLITDVLARICKVDALAMKEEDTTSLETLHARISAQIYGQEEAVRQVVEAVQMSKAGLLDENKPLASLLFVGPTGVGKTEVAKVLASELGISLQRFDMSEYTEKHTVAKLIGSPAGYVGYEDGGLLTDAIRKTPNCVLLLDEIEKAHPDVFNILLQVMDYAVLTDNKGRKADCRHVVLIMTSNAGAQFARQASIGFSSQITAGEAMLKQVKKTFKPEFINRLSATVIFHDMSREMASLILDKKLGELSGKLAARQIEMELSPEARNWLLQRGFLPEYGAREMDRVIASHLKPLLMREILFGSLKSGGKTYIRVDKDQLVLQLSTK
- the aat gene encoding leucyl/phenylalanyl-tRNA--protein transferase — encoded protein: MVFALTDEITFPDPRYGDPDGLLAVGGDLSTDRLILAYSNGIFPWYTFQEGMIQWWCPLERFVIFPDEIHISHSMRTLINKGKYDVTINQAFDEVIRKCGELRMDMEGAWLGPEMIEAYTLLHEQGFAASVEIWEGEQLVGGLYGVTLGRCFFGESMFSLVPSASKLALIHLAQFFGEHGGVLIDCQFETPHLKSMGGRYISYEEYMELLQS
- the yaaA gene encoding peroxide stress protein YaaA, with translation MLTFISCAKTMTARTSVGVPEITVPYFQAEAVQNALDMGQFSAADLERLLRINSKIAAENYLRYQDFFSEANSAMPAICAYTGAVFKRIVPKDFSEDDFRYAQEHMRITSFLYGLLRPLDGIKPYRMEGDVRLPERGGMTMFDYWKPLLTDYFIADIKRQGGILVNLASGEMRDLFDWKRVEEEVRVITPEFQVWKGGQLKTIVIYAKMCRGEMLRYIIKNRIENSEDLKAFTWEGFAYDEGRSTDEHLQFTLV
- the recJ gene encoding single-stranded-DNA-specific exonuclease RecJ — translated: MTHKWNYQPITPEQAETSQKLAQELGISPILGGLLVQRGITKAQDAKKFFRPQLPDLHDPFLMKDMDVAVERLNKAMGKKERILIYGDYDVDGTTAVALVYKFIQQFYSNIDYYIPDRYNEGYGVSTKGVDYAAETGVGLIIVLDCGIKAVEEITYAKEKGIDFIICDHHVPDDVLPPAAAILNAKRLDNTYPYEHLSGCGVGFKFMQAFAISNGIEFHHLIPLLDLVAVSIASDIVPIMGENRILAFHGLKQLNSNPSVGLKAIIDVCGLTEKDITVSDIVFKIGPRINASGRIQNGKEAVDLLTEKDFSIALEKANQINQYNETRKDLDKTMTEEANQIVADLEGLAERRSIVLYNEDWHKGVIGIVASRLTEIYYRPAVVLTRTDDMATGSARSVSGFDVYKAIEYCRDLLENFGGHTYAAGLSMKVENVPAFTKRFEEFVSQNILPEQTSAVINIDAEIDFRDISPKFFSDLKKFNPYGPDNPKPIFCTHNVYDYGTSKVVGRDQEHIKLELVDNKSNNVMNGIAFGQSSHVRFIKTKRSFDICYTIEENTHKRGEVQLQIEDIQPN
- a CDS encoding ATP-dependent DNA helicase RecQ, producing MYKEILKQYWGYDNFRGIQEDIINSIGEDRDTLGLMPTGGGKSITFQVPALAKEGLCIVITPLISLMKDQVQNLKKRGIKALAIYSGMSRQEIIVTLENCIFGNYKFLYISPERLDTEIFRTKLRKMNVSMITVDESHCISQWGYDFRPAYLKIAEIRDLLPGVPVLALTATATPEVVKDIQMRLCFRQENVFRMSFERKNLAYIVRKTENKTGELLHILRRMPGSAIIYVRNRRRTKEITELLINKEITADFYHAGLDDATKDIRQHRWQTGESRVMVATNAFGMGIDKPDVRIVIHLDLPDSPEAYFQEAGRAGRDGNKAYAVILYAKSDKVTLHKRIPDTFPEKDYIKQVYEHLQYYYQMAMGDGLGCVREFNLEDFCRKFKYFPVPADSALKILTQAGYLEYTDEQDNASRLYFTVRRDELYKLRELGEDMDKLIQIVLRSYTGVFTDYTFINENSLAVRSRLTRQRVYDLLIRLSKMRVIDYIPHKKTPYIIYTRERVDRQHLQISRSIYEERKERYEARIQAMVDYVTTETVCRSRMLLRYFGEKNEHNCGICDVCLSHRTETPELSSHQIKEEIKELLRKQSLTPADIASQIEADKEIISQCIRELLEDKDLKAENGIISLKA
- a CDS encoding IS1182 family transposase gives rise to the protein MAKLHFRPYIPNQTVLFPQRIDENIAADDPVRIVNAVVDNLNLDNFKKLYKETGRSAYHPKMMLKVIIYAYMNNIYSCRKIEKLLLRDIHYIWLAGHEHPDFITINRFRNRVKEEINNVFTQLVLVLADKGFISLDVEYIDGTKIESKANKYTFVWRKTVEKNRTRLLNKVRILLEQVDEAIVQENSVKDTSVELTPSMLSNIVDELKEVLEHQPVTQDKEQKKALREKKKQVRELEGYRDKLMEYDNHLEVLGERNSYSKTDPDATFMRMKEDAMKNGQTKPGYNLQTGTENQFIIDFRLFPNPTDTLTLIPFFHSFQHRYNRLPGIGVADSGYGSEENYRFMQENGIEAFVKYNYFHKEQRPRYTPNTFHAESLHYNAGEDYYVCPMGQHMNRIGTRHDKTASGYITESARYKAQRCEGCPLHGSCFKARGNRIIEVNHRLNQYKRQARERLVSEEGVRYRGRRCIEPEAVFGQMKYNMAYKRFRHVGEDKVTMDFAFFAIAFNIKKMCAKLRKTGKELITLTKSIFIGLFITRYNGNIATCYQMNEKKAA
- a CDS encoding M48 family metallopeptidase, which gives rise to MKKIFMKWAFFMLCMAVTMPAMAQFNVKALKGAAKAVKAVTLTDAQMAEYVKEYIDWMDTHNQVCADDNEYTIRLKKLTEGLTDVEGIPLNFKVYYVIDVNAFACADGSVRIFSSLMDIMTDDELLGVIGHEVGHVAHKDSKNGFRTALLTSALKDGISSQGGTAAKLSDSQLGDLGEALVNSTYSQKQERSADDYGYEFLKSHGKNPWAMALSFQKLKKLQEEAGAQKSSKLNQLFSTHPDLDARIQRMEERATSEGIEKPAVTE
- a CDS encoding tetratricopeptide repeat protein — encoded protein: MGFFKSFFSGKQEKPETEKQKNDQKNFEIFKYDGMRAQRMGRPDYAIKCFTEALALQEDFETMSYLSQVYIQTNALSEAHELLERMAKQEPNHTSTFLTLANVCYLQEDYQAMADAAQKAIEIEEGNAMAHYLLGRAKQGMDDGIMSIAHLTKAIVLKDDFTEARLLRAEALINMQQYKEATEDIDAILSQDPDEEAALLLRGKVKEAAGQQEEAETDYRYVTELNPFNEQAFLCLGQLYIVQKKYPEAIALFDEAIELNPNFAQAYHERGRAKLLNGDTAGSAEDMKKGLELNPKEIQGISGQYDNQSRQTDILGL